From the Streptomonospora nanhaiensis genome, the window CGGCCACCAAGGCGCGGCCCGACCGCGCCTGGGAGAAGCGGGCGCGGTCCCTGCTGGCCGAGGTCGACGAACGGGAGTTCCGCGAGCGCGCCCTGGCCTGGCTGGCCCTGGTGGGCGGCAGCCGCATGCCCCGCGAGCCGGACAACCACAACCACGTCGCGGCCCGCGGCCTGGTGTGGCTGCTGTCGTTCACGCCCGCCCACCCCCGCACGGCGCGCGGGCTGGGCGCGCTGCTGGAGCGGGCGCTGCACCGGGTGCCGGGCGTGGGGCCGGGCATGCCCAAGCTCGCCGGGGCCTGCGCCAACGCGCTCAGCGCGATGGAGGGCGAGGCCGCGCTCGCCGAGCTGGCCCGGCTCGCCACCCGGGTGACCTACAAGTCCACCCTCAAACTGGTCGAGGCCGGCCTGGAGGCGCGGGCGCTGGCGCTGGGGCTGGGCCGCGACGAGATCGAGGAGCTGGCGGTGCCCGCCTACGGCCTCACCGAGGTCGGCCGCCGGGTCGAGCACCTCGGCGGTGCGCGGGCCGAACTCCTGGTCGACGGCCGCCGGGCGGAGCTGCGCTGGTTCAGCGCCGCGGGCGCGCCGGTGAAGTCGGTACCGGCCGCCGTGCGGCGCGACCACGCCGACACACTGAAGGAGCTGAAGGCCGACGCCAAGGCCGCCGCCGCGATGCTGACGGCGGTGGCCAAGCGCCTGGACCGCTCCTTCCTCACCGACCGCGCGTGGCCCGCGGCGGCCTGGCGGGAGCGCTACCTCGACCACCCCCTCGTCGGCACGCTCGCCCGCCGCCTGATCTGGACGGTCGACGGCACGCCGTGCGCCTACGCCGACGGCGCCCTGCGCGGCCTCGCGGGCGAGGAGGTCGCGCCGCGGGGCGAGGTGCGCCTGTGGCATCCGGTGGGCCGCCCGGTCGAGGAGGTGATGGCCTGGCGGGAGCGGCTGGAGCGCGAGCGGGTCACCCAGCCGTTCAAGCAGGCCCACCGCGAGGTCTACCTGCTCACCGAGGCCGAGCGGCGCACCGGCACCTACTCCAACCGGTTCGCCGGGCACATCCTGCGCCAGTACCCGTTCCGCTCCCTGGCGGCCGAGCGCGGCTGGCGGGACCCCCAGCTGCGCATCTGCCACCACGACTGCGCCTACCCGCCCGCCATGCGCGACCTTCCCGAGTGGGGCATCCGCGCGGAGTACTGGGTGCGCGGCGACGGCTCCCTCAGCGACGCCCCCACCACCGGCTCCGGCGCCTACGAGTTCCTGGCCGCCGACCAGGTGCGGTTCTACCCGATCGACGCGCCGCACACCGAGTTCAGCACCATGGACGACGGCGGGTTCGCCGGCCGGGGCGCCGACGCCGCGCTGCCGCTGGCGGAGGTCCCGCCCCAGGTGTTCAGCGAGGTCCTGCGCGACGTCGACCTGTTCGTCGGCGTCACGGGTGTCGGCAACGACCCCACGTGGCAGGACGGCGGCCCCGGCGGGCGCTACCGGGAGTACTGGTCGTCCTACAGCTTCGGCGACCTGAGCGAGACCGCCAGAACCCGCCACGACCTGCTGGCCCGGCTGCTGCCCCGGTTGGCGGTCGGCGACCGCTGCCGGGTCGAGGGGCGCTTCCTGCACGTCCGGGGCGACCTGCACACCTACCGGATCCACCTGGGCTCGGGCAACATCCTGATGGACCCGGGCGACCGGTACCTGTGCATCGTCCCCGACAGCACGCCCGCCGCACCCGAC encodes:
- a CDS encoding DUF4132 domain-containing protein, whose amino-acid sequence is MEGEAALAELARLATRVTYKSTLKLVEAGLEARALALGLGRDEIEELAVPAYGLTEVGRRVEHLGGARAELLVDGRRAELRWFSAAGAPVKSVPAAVRRDHADTLKELKADAKAAAAMLTAVAKRLDRSFLTDRAWPAAAWRERYLDHPLVGTLARRLIWTVDGTPCAYADGALRGLAGEEVAPRGEVRLWHPVGRPVEEVMAWRERLERERVTQPFKQAHREVYLLTEAERRTGTYSNRFAGHILRQYPFRSLAAERGWRDPQLRICHHDCAYPPAMRDLPEWGIRAEYWVRGDGSLSDAPTTGSGAYEFLAADQVRFYPIDAPHTEFSTMDDGGFAGRGADAALPLAEVPPQVFSEVLRDVDLFVGVTGVGNDPTWQDGGPGGRYREYWSSYSFGDLSETARTRHDLLARLLPRLAVGDRCRVEGRFLHVRGDLHTYRIHLGSGNILMDPGDRYLCIVPDSTPAAPDTYLPFDGDRVLSLILSKALLLAEDTRITDPTILSQIRPQGA